From Eubalaena glacialis isolate mEubGla1 chromosome 17, mEubGla1.1.hap2.+ XY, whole genome shotgun sequence, a single genomic window includes:
- the ZNF696 gene encoding zinc finger protein 696, giving the protein MSLHVTPRGHVVAGFQLERCDLRPVMRKGKGMGKARREAGTSLACSGSSDRFHSWGELEEEVTLESQQGHLTRLTPRTSGLDLVEATRPRAGAREASQRTSPEVPEPPGRGRWRFRRAAGDPGRCPTTGVSAGSSKQSPSLGPQNATERATLMDTCTAFLAQAPSGGPASCYAASVAEKGAQSPGLMPRQATLEEGGCPGQAVPGLLRGPPQALRFPDPCGNEEAGERPRDSPRGPVVYEETGGQNGHEDSVSGSEVTLNAASTADRRSHWKGRPYRCSTCDRSFKCYSDVVKHQSIHSGEKPYECSDCGKAFIHSSHVVRHQRIHNGEKPYVCKECGKAFSQSFNLIRHQRIHTGEKPYECAECGRSFSQRSDAIKHQRIHTGERLYECSECGKTFIHSSNVVRHQRIHHGENPYECKECGKAFSQSSNLIQHQRVHTGEKPYACQECGRAFSRSSFLSEHRRIHTGEKPYECGECGRAFRALSGFFRHQRIHTGEKPFHCARCGRAFRLSFHLIQHQQVHSTE; this is encoded by the exons ATGTCCCTCCACGTGACGCCCAGAGGACACGTGGTTGCAGGATTCCAGCTGGAGAGGTGCGACCTGCGTCCAGTGATGCGGAAAGGGAAGGGAATGGGCAAAGCTCGGAGGGAGGCGGGAACGAGCCTGGCGTGTTCAGGGAGCAGTGACCGGTTTCACAGTTGGGGGGAGCTGGAGGAAGAGGTGACACTGGAGAG TCAGCAAGGTCACCTAACCCGGCTTACTCCCCGGACCTCAGGCCTGGACCTGGTGGAGGCCACGCGGCCCAGGGCGGGGGCCCGGGAGGCGTCCCAGAG AACGTCACCGGAAGTGCCCGAGCCGCCCGGGAGAGGGAGGTGGCGGTTCCGGCGGGCGGCGGGGGATCCGG gCAGGTGCCCCACTACTGGTGTTTCTGCAGGAAGCAGCAAGCAGAGCCCCAGCCTGGGTCCGCAGAACGCCACAGAGAGGGCTACCCTGATGGACACATGCACAG CTTTTCTAGCACAGGCACCGAGTGGCGGCCCGGCTTCCTGCTACGCTGCTTCGGTGGCTGAGAAAGGGGCTCAGAGCCCAGGGCTGATGCCACGGCAGGCAACCTTAGAAGAAGGGGGATGCCCTGGACAGGCTGTGCCAGGACTGTTACGGGGGCCTCCCCAGGCACTGCGGTTTCCGGACCCTTGTGGGAATGAGGAAGCTGGAGAGAGGCCCAGAGATTCCCCTCGGGGACCAGTTGTTTATGAGGAAACTGGAGGGCAGAATGGCCATGAGGACAGTGTGTCCGGGTCAGAGGTCACCCTGAATGCAGCCTCCACGGCCGATAGGAGAAGCCACTGGAAAGGACGGCCTTACCGATGCAGCACCTGCGACAGGAGCTTCAAATGCTATTCGGATGTGGTGAAACACCAGAGCATTCACTctggggagaaaccctatgaGTGCAGCGACTGTGGGAAGGCCTTCATCCACAGCTCCCACGTCGTCAGGCACCAGCGCATTCACAATGGGGAGAAGCCTTACGTTTGTAAggagtgtgggaaagccttcagccaGAGCTTCAACCTCATTAGACACCAGAGAATCCACACGGGAGAGAAGCCCTACGAATGTGCTGAGTGTGGCAGGTCCTTCAGTCAGAGGTCAGACGCCATTAAGCaccagagaattcacactggCGAGCGACTGTACGAATGCAGCGAGTGCGGGAAAACCTTCATCCACAGCTCAAACGTCGTCCGGCACCAGAGAATTCACCATGGAGAGAATCCTTACGAATGCAAagagtgtgggaaagccttcagccaGAGCTCCAACCTCATTCAGCACCAGCGGGTCCACACCGGGGAGAAGCCCTACGCCTGCCAGGAGTGCGGGCGCGCCTTCAGCCGCAGCTCCTTCCTCAGCGAGCACCGGCGCATCCACACCGGGGAGAAGCCCTACGAGTGTGGCGAGTGCGGCCGCGCCTTCAGGGCCCTGTCGGGCTTCTTCCGGCACCAGAGAATCCACACTGGGGAGAAGCCTTTCCACTGTGCCAGGTGTGGCAGGGCCTTCCGCCTGAGCTTTCATCTTATCCAGCACCAGCAAGTTCACAGCACGGAGTGA